From Pseudomonas sp. StFLB209, a single genomic window includes:
- a CDS encoding bacteriocin immunity protein, with amino-acid sequence MKTKFEDYTENEFLDFLKDFCSIPENITNEEFERRRAKMLKHFEEVTEHPARSDVIFYPEADQEDSPEGMLKTVKEWREKNGKPGFKSADNN; translated from the coding sequence ATGAAAACTAAATTTGAAGACTATACAGAAAACGAATTTCTTGATTTTCTTAAAGACTTTTGCTCCATTCCAGAAAACATTACGAATGAAGAGTTCGAGCGCCGCAGAGCAAAAATGCTCAAGCATTTTGAGGAAGTAACCGAGCACCCTGCCAGATCCGACGTAATTTTCTATCCAGAAGCGGATCAGGAAGACAGCCCAGAGGGCATGCTCAAAACCGTCAAGGAATGGCGTGAGAAGAACGGAAAGCCGGGCTTCAAGTCAGCTGATAACAATTAA
- a CDS encoding flagellar basal body-associated protein FliL — translation MKAWILMLLALSLPALAQAEEKKEEDAAPKPAYVSLAPPFVGNYALDGGPKLRVYKADIAVRVTGADAQTAVKRNDALIRNQLVALFSQQTVESMSSAEAKEALRQEALKQVQQVLTTEEGKPIVEDLLFNNLIAQ, via the coding sequence GTGAAAGCGTGGATCTTGATGTTGCTGGCTCTGTCGCTGCCCGCCTTGGCGCAGGCTGAAGAGAAGAAGGAAGAAGATGCCGCGCCCAAGCCGGCTTATGTGAGCCTGGCGCCGCCCTTTGTGGGCAATTACGCGCTCGATGGCGGTCCGAAGCTGCGCGTTTACAAGGCCGATATTGCCGTGCGGGTTACCGGCGCCGATGCGCAGACTGCGGTCAAGCGCAATGACGCCTTGATCCGCAACCAGCTGGTGGCGCTGTTCTCGCAGCAGACGGTCGAGAGCATGAGTTCGGCCGAGGCCAAGGAGGCGCTGCGCCAGGAAGCCCTCAAGCAGGTCCAGCAGGTGCTGACCACCGAAGAGGGCAAGCCGATCGTGGAAGACCTGCTGTTCAACAACCTGATCGCCCAGTAA
- the pepP gene encoding Xaa-Pro aminopeptidase, translating to MIHIPKSEYARRRKALMEQMEPNSIAILPAAAVVIRNRDVEHVYRQDSDFQYLSGFPEPEAVVVLIPGREYGEYVLFCRERNPERELWDGLRAGQEGAIRDYGADDAFPINDIDDILPGLIEGRDRVYSAMGSNAEFDRHLMEWINSIRSKAHLGAQPPNEFVALDHLLHDMRLYKSAAEVKVMRYAAQVSARAHVRAMQAAQAGLYEFSLEAELEYEFRKGGARMPAYGSIVASGRNACILHYQENSAPLKNGDLVLIDAGCEIDCYASDITRTFPVSGVFSAEQKAIYELVLKAQQAAFDAIGPGKHWNQAHEATVQVITAGLVELGLLQGDVGQLIEDGAYKAFYMHRAGHWLGMDVHDVGDYKVGGEWRVLEVGMALTVEPGIYIAADNKNVAKKWRGIGVRIEDDVVVTRQGCEILTGDVPRTVAEIEALMAAARAVAA from the coding sequence ATGATCCACATCCCGAAATCCGAATATGCCCGGCGCCGCAAGGCTCTGATGGAGCAGATGGAGCCCAACAGCATCGCCATCCTGCCCGCCGCAGCCGTGGTGATCCGCAATCGCGATGTTGAGCATGTGTATCGCCAGGACAGCGACTTTCAGTACCTGAGCGGCTTTCCTGAGCCCGAAGCGGTGGTGGTGCTGATACCAGGCCGTGAGTACGGTGAGTACGTGCTGTTCTGCCGCGAGCGCAACCCCGAACGAGAGCTGTGGGACGGGCTGCGTGCCGGGCAGGAAGGGGCGATTCGTGATTACGGCGCGGATGACGCTTTTCCGATCAATGACATCGACGACATCCTGCCGGGGCTGATCGAAGGCCGCGACCGGGTGTATTCGGCGATGGGCAGCAATGCCGAGTTCGACCGTCACCTGATGGAGTGGATCAACAGCATCCGTTCCAAGGCGCATCTCGGCGCCCAGCCGCCCAACGAATTCGTTGCCCTGGATCACCTGCTGCATGACATGCGCCTGTATAAATCGGCAGCCGAGGTCAAAGTCATGCGCTACGCGGCGCAGGTCTCGGCCCGTGCCCATGTCCGAGCGATGCAGGCTGCGCAGGCCGGATTGTACGAGTTCAGCCTGGAAGCGGAGCTTGAGTACGAGTTTCGCAAGGGCGGTGCGCGGATGCCGGCCTATGGTTCGATTGTCGCGTCTGGACGCAACGCCTGCATCCTGCACTACCAGGAAAACAGCGCGCCGCTGAAAAACGGCGATCTGGTGCTGATCGATGCCGGTTGCGAGATCGACTGCTATGCCAGTGACATCACCCGGACCTTTCCGGTCAGCGGTGTGTTCAGCGCAGAGCAGAAAGCGATTTATGAATTGGTGCTCAAGGCCCAGCAGGCGGCTTTCGATGCCATTGGTCCGGGCAAACACTGGAACCAGGCCCATGAGGCTACGGTGCAGGTCATCACCGCCGGGCTGGTGGAGCTGGGCTTGCTGCAGGGCGATGTCGGGCAACTGATCGAGGATGGCGCCTACAAGGCGTTCTACATGCACCGCGCCGGTCACTGGCTGGGCATGGATGTGCATGATGTCGGCGACTACAAGGTCGGCGGCGAATGGCGGGTACTCGAAGTGGGCATGGCACTGACCGTTGAACCGGGAATCTATATCGCAGCGGACAACAAGAACGTGGCGAAGAAATGGCGAGGGATCGGCGTGCGAATCGAAGACGATGTGGTGGTGACCCGGCAGGGCTGTGAAATCCTTACCGGTGATGTGCCCAGAACCGTGGCCGAGATCGAGGCACTGATGGCCGCTGCCAGAGCGGTGGCGGCATGA
- a CDS encoding S-type pyocin domain-containing protein, with translation MTNDGVAVGTKVRVRHFTYNAQNKTYEFIRDGDTTPALVWTPIEQPADSSTSFPGQKPLLPADPGTDVSPQEGWLEDLPDFANNDPDDYILVFPPGSGLPDTYILFKDPRDIPGTATGYGKPVTGVWLGETTRGRGVPIPEHIADQLRGRNFSSFRKFREALWAAIANDPDLQKQFTGQNKLEMSQGRAPYARAEDQAGDNKKFEVHHPHEIAHGGAVYDIDNMLIMTPRRHIEHHQRKANEN, from the coding sequence ATAACCAACGATGGCGTAGCTGTCGGCACTAAAGTTCGTGTACGACATTTCACCTACAATGCCCAGAACAAGACCTACGAGTTCATTCGTGACGGCGACACCACACCGGCACTGGTGTGGACTCCAATAGAACAACCTGCAGACAGCTCCACAAGCTTTCCAGGCCAGAAACCATTACTGCCAGCCGACCCGGGCACTGATGTATCGCCACAGGAAGGCTGGCTCGAAGACCTGCCAGACTTCGCCAATAACGATCCTGATGACTACATCCTCGTCTTTCCGCCAGGCTCCGGGCTGCCTGACACATATATTCTTTTCAAGGATCCACGAGATATTCCAGGAACGGCAACAGGCTATGGCAAGCCTGTGACAGGAGTCTGGTTGGGCGAAACTACACGCGGACGCGGAGTACCCATTCCGGAGCATATCGCTGACCAACTGAGAGGAAGAAATTTTTCAAGCTTCCGCAAATTCAGAGAGGCGTTATGGGCGGCAATAGCCAACGATCCCGATCTACAAAAACAATTCACAGGACAAAACAAGCTGGAAATGAGCCAGGGACGCGCCCCTTACGCCAGAGCGGAAGACCAAGCAGGAGACAATAAAAAATTTGAAGTACATCACCCGCATGAAATTGCTCATGGCGGCGCGGTATATGACATAGACAACATGCTTATCATGACGCCAAGACGACACATAGAGCACCATCAAAGGAAAGCAAATGAAAACTAA
- a CDS encoding 5-formyltetrahydrofolate cyclo-ligase yields MTSATALTRPQLRRQLRKARRALSRSQQREAARNLYRQLAQHPLFRRARHISLYLANDGEIDPRYLLQAAQRRGKATYLPVLDAWPRTKMVFQRVRRGEAFKPNRFRIPEPRINRAKQRRIWALDLILMPLVGFDEHGGRLGMGGGFYDRSLAYRSRRQTWRKPTLLGLAHECQKVERLALASWDIPLLGTVSDKRWYLA; encoded by the coding sequence ATGACCAGCGCCACAGCGCTGACCCGCCCGCAGTTACGCCGCCAGTTGCGCAAAGCGCGCCGCGCCCTGAGCCGCAGCCAGCAACGCGAAGCGGCGCGCAATCTGTATCGGCAACTGGCCCAGCATCCGCTGTTTCGCCGCGCCCGACACATCTCGCTGTATCTGGCCAATGACGGAGAAATCGACCCTCGCTACCTGCTGCAGGCCGCCCAGCGCCGTGGCAAGGCCACTTACCTGCCGGTACTCGATGCCTGGCCGCGAACCAAAATGGTCTTCCAGCGCGTGCGTCGCGGCGAGGCGTTCAAGCCCAACCGTTTCCGCATTCCCGAGCCGCGCATCAATCGCGCGAAACAACGCCGGATCTGGGCGCTTGACCTGATCCTGATGCCGCTGGTGGGGTTCGATGAACACGGTGGACGGCTGGGCATGGGCGGCGGCTTCTATGACCGCAGCCTGGCCTACCGCAGCCGCCGCCAGACCTGGCGCAAGCCGACGCTGCTGGGCCTGGCCCATGAATGTCAGAAAGTCGAGCGGCTGGCACTGGCCAGTTGGGACATCCCGCTGCTGGGGACGGTGTCGGACAAGCGCTGGTATCTGGCGTGA
- the glpT gene encoding glycerol-3-phosphate transporter, with translation MFAFFRPAPHKAPLPEEQIDSTYRRLRWQVFAGIFIGYAGYYLLRKNFSLAMPYLIEEGYTRGQLGVAMSAIAIAYGLSKFLMGLVSDRSNPRYFLPFGLLVSAGVMFVFGFAPWATSSVTIMFILLFINGWAQGMGWPPSGRTMVHWWSQKERGGVVSLWNVAHNVGGGLIGPLFLLGLGWTNDWHAAFYVPAAVALLVAVFAFATMRDTPQSVGLPPIEQYKNDYPQGYDASHEQEFSTKEIFVKYVLRNKLLWYIALANVFVYLLRYGVLDWAPTYLKEAKHFTVDKTSWAYFLYEWAGIPGTLLCGWMSDKIFKGNRGLTGMVFMALVTVATLVYWLNPPGNPTVDMIALVSIGFLIYGPVMLIGLQALELAPKKAAGTAAGFTGLFGYLGGSVAASAAIGYTVDHYGWDGGFVLLIGACILAMAFLAPTLKHKQVASTSRESKA, from the coding sequence ATGTTTGCGTTTTTCCGTCCTGCCCCCCACAAGGCCCCGCTGCCTGAAGAACAGATCGACAGCACCTATCGGCGTCTGCGCTGGCAGGTCTTCGCCGGCATTTTCATCGGTTATGCCGGTTACTACCTGCTGCGCAAGAACTTCTCGCTGGCCATGCCCTACCTGATCGAGGAAGGCTACACCCGTGGCCAACTGGGCGTGGCGATGTCGGCCATTGCCATTGCCTATGGCCTTTCCAAGTTCCTCATGGGGCTGGTGTCCGACCGCTCCAACCCACGCTACTTCCTGCCGTTCGGCCTGCTGGTCTCGGCGGGTGTCATGTTCGTGTTCGGTTTCGCACCTTGGGCGACGTCCAGCGTGACGATCATGTTTATCCTGCTGTTCATCAACGGCTGGGCCCAGGGCATGGGCTGGCCGCCCAGCGGGCGGACCATGGTGCACTGGTGGTCGCAGAAAGAACGCGGCGGCGTCGTGTCGTTGTGGAACGTGGCGCACAACGTCGGGGGCGGCCTGATCGGTCCGCTGTTCCTGCTCGGCCTGGGCTGGACCAACGACTGGCATGCGGCGTTCTATGTGCCGGCGGCGGTGGCTCTGCTGGTGGCAGTGTTCGCGTTCGCAACCATGCGCGACACCCCGCAATCGGTAGGTCTGCCGCCGATCGAGCAATACAAGAACGACTACCCGCAAGGCTACGACGCCAGCCACGAACAGGAATTCAGCACCAAGGAAATCTTCGTCAAGTATGTGCTGCGCAACAAACTGCTGTGGTACATCGCCTTGGCCAACGTGTTCGTCTATCTGCTGCGCTATGGCGTACTGGACTGGGCACCGACCTACCTGAAAGAAGCCAAGCACTTCACCGTCGACAAGACCTCGTGGGCCTATTTCCTGTACGAATGGGCAGGTATTCCGGGCACCCTGCTGTGTGGCTGGATGTCAGACAAGATCTTCAAGGGCAATCGCGGCCTGACCGGCATGGTGTTCATGGCGCTGGTGACCGTCGCCACCCTGGTCTATTGGCTGAACCCGCCGGGTAACCCGACCGTAGACATGATCGCCCTGGTCTCGATCGGCTTCCTGATCTACGGCCCGGTCATGCTGATCGGTCTGCAAGCCCTTGAACTGGCGCCAAAGAAAGCTGCCGGTACTGCGGCAGGTTTTACCGGGCTGTTCGGCTATCTGGGCGGTTCGGTCGCAGCCAGTGCCGCGATTGGTTACACCGTGGACCACTACGGCTGGGACGGCGGCTTCGTGCTGTTGATCGGTGCCTGCATCCTGGCCATGGCGTTCCTGGCGCCAACCCTTAAGCACAAACAGGTCGCCAGCACCTCACGCGAAAGCAAGGCCTGA
- the ubiH gene encoding 2-octaprenyl-6-methoxyphenyl hydroxylase, translated as MSRFNLAIVGGGLVGASLALALQAGARERGWKIVLIEPFAPGDTFQPSYDARSSALSFGARRIYERLGVWQEIARRAEPILQIQVSDRGRFGATRLSALEEGVPALGYVAENAWLGQCLWQALDREVVSWRVPAEVQKMQAIDQGFRLALSDESELECDLAVLADGGRSSLREQLGISVRQRPYGQTALIANITPGEAHCGQAFERFTEQGPMALLPLPENRCALVWTRTGDDARRLAALDDRSFLAELQQAFGYRLGKLCQVGARHVYPLTLVEADEQVRSHLVVLGNAAHSLHPIAGQGFNLSLRDADALAQTLLQSAQAPGDLATLQRYREHQQLDQQLTVGFSDKVTRLFGSTRAVVTTGRNLGLLGLDLLPPAKRWFARQAMGLGTRSDA; from the coding sequence ATGAGCCGTTTCAATCTGGCCATCGTCGGCGGCGGGCTGGTCGGTGCGAGCCTGGCCCTGGCCCTGCAGGCAGGCGCCCGCGAGCGCGGCTGGAAGATCGTCCTGATCGAGCCGTTCGCGCCGGGTGACACCTTTCAGCCAAGCTATGATGCACGCTCGTCAGCCTTATCGTTTGGCGCCCGGCGCATCTATGAGCGGCTGGGCGTGTGGCAAGAGATTGCCCGACGTGCCGAGCCGATCCTGCAGATCCAGGTCTCCGACCGTGGGCGTTTCGGCGCTACGCGGTTGTCGGCCCTCGAAGAGGGTGTTCCGGCACTCGGTTACGTGGCCGAAAACGCCTGGCTGGGCCAGTGCCTGTGGCAGGCGCTGGACCGTGAGGTGGTCAGCTGGCGCGTACCTGCTGAAGTGCAGAAGATGCAGGCGATCGACCAGGGCTTTCGGTTGGCCCTGAGTGACGAATCCGAACTCGAATGCGACCTGGCCGTGCTGGCCGATGGCGGGCGTTCCAGCCTGCGCGAGCAACTGGGCATCAGCGTCCGTCAGCGGCCGTACGGGCAGACGGCGCTGATCGCCAACATCACCCCCGGCGAAGCACATTGCGGGCAGGCGTTCGAGCGGTTCACCGAGCAAGGCCCCATGGCCTTGCTGCCGCTGCCGGAAAACCGCTGTGCGCTGGTCTGGACCCGCACCGGTGACGATGCCCGGCGCCTGGCCGCGCTCGACGATCGCAGCTTTCTGGCCGAGTTGCAGCAAGCCTTCGGCTATCGCCTGGGCAAGCTGTGTCAGGTCGGCGCGCGGCATGTGTACCCGCTGACACTGGTCGAAGCCGACGAGCAGGTGCGTTCGCATCTGGTGGTGCTGGGCAACGCCGCGCACAGCCTGCATCCGATTGCCGGGCAAGGTTTCAACCTGTCATTGCGCGATGCCGACGCCCTGGCCCAGACCCTGCTGCAAAGCGCTCAGGCGCCCGGTGACCTGGCGACGCTGCAACGCTACCGCGAGCACCAGCAACTGGATCAGCAACTGACCGTCGGTTTCTCCGACAAGGTCACCCGGCTGTTTGGCAGCACCCGTGCGGTGGTCACTACCGGGCGCAATCTGGGCCTGTTGGGTCTGGATCTGCTGCCGCCGGCCAAGCGCTGGTTTGCCCGCCAGGCCATGGGCCTGGGAACCCGCTCCGATGCGTAA
- a CDS encoding EVE domain-containing protein, protein MAYWLMKSEPDEFSISDLQRLGTARWDGVRNYQARNFLRAMAEGDSFFFYHSSCPQPGIAGIGTITRTAYPDPTALDPDSHYFDAKANADKNPWSAIEVSFEAIFPNVLGLDFLKQQSALEQLPLVQKGSRLSVMPVTAEQWAAILALR, encoded by the coding sequence GTGGCCTATTGGCTGATGAAGTCCGAGCCCGACGAGTTCTCGATCAGCGACCTGCAGCGCCTGGGCACGGCGCGCTGGGACGGGGTACGCAACTACCAGGCACGCAACTTCCTGCGCGCCATGGCCGAGGGCGACTCATTCTTTTTCTACCATTCCAGTTGCCCGCAACCGGGCATTGCCGGGATCGGCACCATCACCCGCACAGCCTACCCGGACCCAACGGCGCTGGACCCGGACAGCCACTACTTCGATGCCAAGGCCAATGCGGACAAGAATCCGTGGAGCGCTATCGAAGTGAGCTTCGAAGCGATCTTCCCGAACGTGTTGGGGCTGGACTTTCTCAAACAGCAAAGCGCGCTGGAACAGCTGCCTCTGGTACAGAAAGGCAGCCGCCTGTCGGTGATGCCAGTGACCGCCGAGCAGTGGGCGGCGATCCTGGCCTTGCGCTGA
- a CDS encoding 2-octaprenyl-3-methyl-6-methoxy-1,4-benzoquinol hydroxylase yields METRADVLIVGAGMVGSALALALQGSGLDVLVVDGGSLSVKPFDPQASFEPRVSALSAASQRILQRLGAWDGIVARRLSPYGQMHVWDGSGTGQIHFSASSVHADVLGHIVENRVVQDALLERLHDSDIGLLGEARLEQLRHSGDDWLLTLADGRQLRAPLVVGADGAHSAIRRLSGTPTREWDYLHHAIVTSVRTAESHHRTAWQRFTDDGPLAFLPLQREGEHWCSIVWSVTPLEAERLMALDSATFCAELERAFEGRLGSVLGTDPRLCVPLRQRHAKRYVSRGLALIGDAAHTIHPLAGQGVNLGLLDAAVLAEVLLHAVERGENLADERVLARYERRRMPHNLSLMAAMEGFQRLFQADPLPLRWLRNTGLKVVNDLPEVKALFVREALGLSGEMPELAKI; encoded by the coding sequence ATGGAAACCCGCGCGGATGTGCTGATCGTCGGAGCCGGCATGGTCGGCAGTGCCCTGGCCCTGGCGCTGCAAGGCAGCGGCCTGGACGTGCTGGTGGTCGATGGTGGCTCGCTGAGTGTCAAACCCTTCGACCCGCAAGCCTCGTTCGAACCCCGGGTCAGCGCGCTTTCAGCGGCCAGCCAGCGCATCCTGCAACGCCTGGGCGCCTGGGACGGTATCGTTGCCCGGCGCCTGAGCCCCTATGGGCAGATGCATGTCTGGGATGGCAGCGGCACCGGGCAGATTCACTTCAGTGCCTCCAGCGTGCACGCTGACGTACTGGGGCATATCGTCGAAAACCGGGTGGTGCAGGATGCCTTGCTGGAGCGGCTGCACGACAGCGACATCGGCCTGTTGGGCGAAGCCCGTCTGGAACAGCTGCGTCACTCTGGCGATGACTGGCTGCTGACCCTGGCTGATGGCCGCCAGTTGCGCGCGCCGCTGGTCGTGGGCGCTGACGGTGCACATTCGGCCATCCGCCGCCTGAGTGGTACGCCGACCCGTGAGTGGGATTACCTGCACCACGCCATTGTCACCAGCGTGCGCACCGCCGAGTCTCACCACCGCACGGCCTGGCAGCGCTTTACCGATGACGGCCCGCTGGCATTCCTGCCGTTGCAGCGTGAGGGCGAACACTGGTGTTCGATTGTCTGGTCGGTGACCCCGCTGGAGGCCGAGCGCCTGATGGCGCTGGACAGCGCGACCTTCTGTGCCGAGCTGGAGCGGGCCTTTGAAGGTCGTCTGGGCAGTGTGCTGGGCACCGACCCGCGGCTGTGTGTGCCGCTGCGTCAGCGTCATGCCAAGCGTTATGTATCCCGTGGCCTGGCGTTGATCGGCGATGCCGCGCATACCATTCACCCGTTGGCCGGGCAGGGTGTGAACCTGGGGTTGCTGGATGCAGCGGTGCTGGCCGAGGTGCTGTTGCATGCCGTCGAGCGTGGCGAGAACCTCGCTGATGAGCGTGTGCTGGCCCGCTACGAGCGGCGCCGCATGCCCCACAATCTGAGCCTGATGGCAGCGATGGAAGGCTTCCAGCGGTTGTTCCAGGCCGACCCTTTGCCGCTGCGCTGGCTGCGCAATACCGGCTTGAAGGTGGTCAACGATTTGCCTGAGGTCAAGGCGTTGTTCGTCCGTGAGGCTTTAGGGCTGTCAGGCGAAATGCCAGAACTGGCGAAAATCTGA
- a CDS encoding YecA/YgfB family protein, which produces MPTTNSPYKAFATLLSSAGHPVSPAELHGLLLGRSCAGAGFDSEGWFADASILLETEPQDNVRQALIGLQEMVKGELSGEDMTVVLLLPGDDEPLAERAGALGQWCQGFLSGFGLAAGERVLSIEATEVLQDLAAIAQVQDALEESEDGESDYMEVMEYLRVAPLLLFSECVKTDAAQSQPKPSLH; this is translated from the coding sequence ATGCCCACGACAAATTCTCCGTACAAAGCTTTCGCCACCTTGTTGAGCAGCGCCGGTCATCCGGTTTCTCCTGCCGAGCTGCATGGCCTGTTATTGGGCCGCAGTTGCGCCGGCGCCGGTTTTGACAGCGAAGGCTGGTTTGCCGATGCTTCGATACTGCTGGAGACCGAGCCGCAAGACAACGTGCGCCAGGCGCTGATTGGCCTGCAGGAAATGGTCAAGGGCGAACTGAGCGGCGAAGACATGACCGTTGTGCTGTTGCTGCCGGGCGACGATGAACCGCTGGCCGAACGTGCCGGCGCTCTGGGTCAGTGGTGCCAGGGTTTCCTGTCGGGCTTTGGCCTGGCAGCTGGCGAGCGGGTTCTGAGCATCGAGGCCACTGAGGTGCTGCAGGACCTGGCGGCCATCGCTCAGGTCCAGGACGCGCTGGAAGAGTCCGAAGACGGCGAAAGCGACTACATGGAAGTCATGGAATACCTGCGTGTGGCGCCGCTGCTGCTGTTCTCCGAGTGCGTCAAAACAGACGCTGCCCAGTCGCAGCCCAAGCCGTCCCTGCACTGA
- a CDS encoding TonB family protein translates to MMVVCLFACTAEGAPGLLVPVRTPAPDFPQPMVQARHAGKVRALMVVNAQGTVVEVQVIESSHPALAQAAQQALSRWQFRPWLGTVGAPARVAFTLPVIFGSHGLASFNTEINIGLGNVRCAYLNYEVQAQIRQFPNASLTQIDLFWYTGQFLHSSYAASQHSEAERHDMLKKLEAAIPRIIRSCRRNPERRYGDYLPLPITRMLVTAAEPQEGL, encoded by the coding sequence ATGATGGTTGTATGTTTATTCGCGTGTACGGCCGAGGGTGCGCCAGGGCTGCTGGTGCCGGTACGGACCCCGGCGCCGGACTTTCCGCAGCCGATGGTCCAGGCGCGGCACGCTGGCAAGGTGCGCGCGCTGATGGTGGTCAACGCCCAGGGTACGGTGGTCGAGGTCCAGGTGATCGAAAGCAGCCACCCGGCGCTGGCGCAGGCTGCACAGCAGGCGTTGAGCCGCTGGCAGTTCAGGCCCTGGCTCGGTACCGTCGGCGCCCCGGCGCGGGTCGCCTTTACCTTGCCGGTGATCTTCGGCTCTCACGGTCTGGCCAGCTTCAATACCGAGATCAACATCGGCCTTGGCAATGTTCGCTGCGCCTACCTCAACTATGAGGTCCAGGCCCAGATACGGCAGTTTCCCAATGCGTCACTGACCCAGATAGACCTGTTCTGGTACACCGGTCAATTCTTGCACAGCAGCTATGCGGCCTCGCAACACAGCGAAGCCGAACGCCACGACATGCTCAAAAAGCTGGAAGCGGCCATTCCCCGGATCATCAGAAGCTGCCGGCGTAATCCTGAGCGTCGTTATGGCGATTACTTGCCCCTACCGATCACAAGGATGCTGGTCACGGCGGCTGAGCCGCAGGAGGGGTTGTAA
- a CDS encoding cell division protein ZapA, producing the protein MSNGNSVTVQILDKEYSIICPQEERTNLIGAARYLDGKMREIRSSGKVIGADRIAVMAALNITHDLLHKQNLPDLQVNGSTREQVRDLLERVDLALANDAPATADSSRS; encoded by the coding sequence ATGAGCAACGGCAACAGCGTCACTGTCCAAATCCTCGATAAGGAATATTCGATCATCTGCCCTCAGGAAGAGCGCACCAACCTGATCGGCGCCGCCCGCTACCTGGACGGCAAAATGCGCGAAATCCGCAGCAGCGGCAAGGTGATCGGCGCTGACCGCATCGCAGTGATGGCGGCCCTCAATATCACCCATGACCTGCTGCACAAGCAGAATTTGCCCGACCTGCAGGTCAATGGCTCGACCCGTGAACAGGTCCGTGACCTGCTCGAGCGCGTTGACCTGGCCCTCGCCAACGACGCACCGGCCACAGCCGATTCGTCACGGAGCTGA
- a CDS encoding energy transducer TonB, with protein sequence MPGKMIVCIFVMVAGLLANQVMAANSWPVPLHMPDFERPQSLRDAPWPAQISVRILVRRDGSVQFVEVVEGTDPEFIAIARKAVEQWRFQSWTPPASSPEGEVIRVTVNYGETEGQRQSLAHNVKLKKVLCHQLNEQVRKRNAWWLPRRSSDPSVFEQTERYLSHDPMIRTYLSDAQRQDLVVALLEARADIIARCKSNPASRYVDQLPEKVREAI encoded by the coding sequence ATGCCCGGCAAGATGATTGTCTGCATTTTTGTGATGGTTGCCGGCCTGTTGGCGAATCAGGTCATGGCCGCCAATTCATGGCCCGTACCGTTGCATATGCCGGATTTCGAGCGTCCCCAATCGCTACGGGACGCGCCCTGGCCAGCGCAGATCTCCGTTCGCATCCTGGTGCGGCGCGATGGCTCGGTGCAGTTTGTCGAAGTGGTCGAAGGCACTGATCCGGAGTTCATCGCGATTGCCCGCAAGGCCGTCGAACAGTGGCGCTTCCAGTCCTGGACCCCGCCTGCCTCATCGCCAGAGGGCGAGGTGATAAGAGTCACTGTGAATTATGGGGAGACGGAAGGTCAGCGGCAGTCGCTTGCTCACAACGTCAAGCTCAAGAAGGTGCTTTGTCATCAGCTCAACGAACAAGTGCGTAAAAGAAACGCCTGGTGGCTGCCTCGCCGTTCGAGTGACCCCAGCGTTTTTGAACAGACTGAGCGCTACCTGTCTCACGATCCGATGATCCGTACTTACCTCTCTGACGCACAGCGTCAGGACTTGGTCGTGGCGTTACTGGAGGCGCGTGCAGATATCATTGCCCGGTGTAAATCCAACCCGGCGAGTCGCTACGTCGACCAGTTACCGGAGAAGGTCCGGGAGGCGATATAA
- a CDS encoding TIGR02449 family protein codes for MTDADLQALMNRLELLLERVEQLKGQNAFLLAQEKTWREERAHLIEKNEIARQKVESLISRLKALEQDS; via the coding sequence ATGACAGACGCCGACCTGCAAGCACTGATGAACCGGCTGGAGCTGTTGCTCGAACGTGTCGAGCAACTAAAAGGCCAAAATGCGTTCCTATTAGCTCAGGAGAAGACCTGGCGCGAGGAACGCGCCCACCTCATCGAAAAGAACGAAATCGCCCGGCAGAAGGTCGAGTCACTGATTTCGCGCCTCAAGGCCCTGGAGCAAGACTCATGA